The sequence below is a genomic window from Brienomyrus brachyistius isolate T26 unplaced genomic scaffold, BBRACH_0.4 scaffold74, whole genome shotgun sequence.
ATTGAATGAAGCCTGACATGAAGAAattgttttgatttttactGTCAGTCTGCAGTAGCAGCTTATCATGATCGTTATACTGAAAAGAAGTTAACATTATTAATTAACCAAAAGTGTTAACAGATATATTTGGCAAAAGGGAACTTTTTAGTAGACGTTTTATTTCTTAATGTCCCTGCCTGGGatttttattatgtaaaatacagATTCTGTGCCATTCCGCTTAACATGGccagttttgttttcttttcagaGTCATTTGGGCAGAATTATCCAGAGGTAAGTAAACAAGGTCATTTATTGATAATTGTAGGTAGAGTTAAGACTTGCTAAGATAATGCAAAAGCAGTTAGTTTAATGCTTCATATTGCAATTTTCTTTATCAGTTTGCATTTATTTCAAAGTTGTTGTTTTGTTTCTAGTGAGCTGTATGAATTACTAATATAAATATTGTAGCgttcattttatttaatatgtGTGGTTGTGTgcgtggggtggcatggtggtgcagtggttacactgttgcctcacacctctgggacctgggttcgagtctccgcctgggtcacctgtgtgtggagtttgcatgttctccccttgtcgtcatggggtttcctccgggtactccggttttcccccacagtccacaaacatgctgaggctaattggagttgctaaattgcccgtaggaatgcatgtgagactgactggtgtgtgagtgtgccctgcgatgggctggccccccatcctgggttgttccctgcctcgtgcccattgcttccgggataggctccagaccccccgcgacccagtaaggataagcggtttggaaaatggatggatgggttgtgtgcgtgtgtgtacacacacacacacacacacacacaatttactGAATCCAGCAAATAATATGAAATCAATTGAAATTATAGTTAAACTATAGGACTGTATGCAGCTAATTTTTCAACCTCCCAGAACAAAGTGAGCCTGTTGGCAGCGGCGTGTCTTACTGTGCTCTGATTATCAGGAGGCTGATGGCACCCTGGACTGCATCAGCATGGCCCTCACCTGCACCTTCAACCGCTGGGGGACGTTGCTCGCCGTGGGCTGCAACGATGGGCGCATTGTCATCTGGGACTTTCTGACACGCGGCATTGCCAAGATCATCAGCGCCCATATACACCCGGTGTGCTCGCTCTGGTCAGTGTGTCTCTGGGTGTTTATGCCAACggtgggcagggtgggggttatgcTCTGGGAGTGCTTGGTGTAGTTCTGTTGGTGTTGTAGGGGCCAGGAGCTTGGCTTGCACAGGTGATGTCCCCCCCCGGCAAGCATATAATAGCCCCAGATACTGCACATTGCACTGTGGAATAGCTTTATATATTGTGGTTCTTTTGATGTCAGTACTGTATCTAAATAACATGcagtgttggtattaatatcacacATCACCCACTAAATAATAAACTAcagcaatttttaaaaattcagtacaaaatagcCCGATGGTCATTCTGCACTGGTACCAGTTTTCCCACCAGTAGAAAACCAGCATCTTGAAGTGAAGTACTTTTggcactgtgccaaaagcacGGTGCCTGGTGCGGTGAAACGAGGCCTGAGTCAGGGGTTTGCATGGATCTTTGGAGACCTGAGAACTGCAAGTCATGCTTGTATCGTCTGTCTTTTGTTGCCTTTTAGCTGGAGTCGAGATGGTCACAAGCTTGTCAGTGCTTCCACGGATAACATTGTGTCCTTGTGGGATGTCCTCACTGGCGATTGTGATCAGAGGTTCCGCTTCCCGTCACCAATCCTCAAAGTGCAGTACCACCCACGTGACCCGTGAGTTTCTATGCAGACGGCATCTGTCACGTTTGTTCACACGTTGCACTAATGTTAATTCATTAGGAGTTATAATGTGTGGGCCTATATCAATACAGCTTAGGGAGctgtaaatgaataaatgtttaGTAAAAGCATAAAAACCTTTATGTGCACTATTATCTGTGGTATATTGTGTTGAAGTCTGTTGAATTGTAGTAAAATTTAAATCTGATCAATAGTCCTGGTCTTAGGTTCACTGCTGCTtgacagatgcttttatctgcAGAGACTTTGACATTATCCAGTCTGACATTATCCAGTTTGCTCTTCAGTCTGACAGTTCACCAGTTTAAATGGAGACTGAAGTGCTTCTATAAGTGATTCAGGTTAAGAGCTTCACCCATGCGTCAAGCAGCAGGGTCCTTTTGGGATAACGTGGCCTCACTGTTTGAGTAGCTGGTGTTTCGCATTAGCAGTGTCATTGTACCTCACAGGAACAAAGTTCTTGTGTGCCCCATGAAGTCGGCCCCAGTACTGCTCACCCTGGCTGATTCGAAGCATGTGGTCCTACCCGTGGATGATGACTCGGACCTCAATGTAGTGGCAGCTTTTGACCGGCGTGGGGAGTACATCTACACTGGCAATGCCAAGGGAAAGGTTAGAGATTGTATTCCTCTCCATTTCAACAAAAGTGTGTTCTGTCTTTCGCTTGCTTAAAGCGAATAAGAATTTTCCCCAGACTAAGAGGAATATGTATTGTTTTGGGACCGGTCCCCCACATGTGCTTTGCATGGTAATATATCTCTAAAATCCCTCATACGGATCTATTGAAATTTTGCCTAGGCATTGTATGGGTGCTGAACTGGAATTGGTTGAATTTTGAGATGGGTTGCCCCAAAAACTGATGCGGTGCTGCTTATTTCAGCAAAGGGAATAGTGAAAGCAGACAGCATACCTTGTGAATGTGATAAaccaaaaagtatttgatggatcttatAATTGCATCACAAAAGCATTATATGGAAGAAGATCTACATCTGGTTTCGTTTTCAGACAATTTGCCCCTAAAATGAAGCAGCAGTGTTGTGTCAATAAGGGAAGGAAACGGCGGGGAGGTGACAGGACTGTGGCGGGAATGAAATGCTGTTGTTTTCAACGGCCCCCTTTTTTCTGTCAGTTAAAAACATTAGATGTCAGGTGCTTAAGGTGTCACCTTTCTGCCTTTTTGTTGGGAGTCGTCTTGTGTGAAACGAGAGCTGTCACCTTAAATTCCCATTTTGTCGCCAAGATTCTGGTGTTAAAGACGGACAACCAGGACCTTGTGGCTTCCTTCAGGGTGACGACGGGAACGAGCAACACCACTGCAATCAAATCTATAGAGTTTGCACGCAAGGGCAGGTGAGGCTGACAGAGCTCTCTCTCTTTTGTCCAGTCTGTCAGCACTGTGTTTTCATAAGTTAGATGTCAGACTGTGATATGCAGTCCCCCAGAGGGAAATAGTGAATTATACTGTAAATGATCAGATTGGCAGAAAAAAGGGATAGTATTCCTGTATGTTTAATATCAAAGCTGTACAAATCCCAGATGCCACTGGGAAGGCCGTCGTAAGTCTCACTGAAATCCTCTTCCCAGCTGCTTCCTCATCAACACGGCCGACCGCATTATTCGTGTCTACGACGGCCGGGAGATCCTCACCTGTGGCCGTGACGGCGAGCCAGAGCCCATGCAGAAGCTTCAGGACCTGGTGAACAGGTGAGCTGGACCTGCTCATCCTCAGCACCCCCAATCAGCTGCCACTATCTCTAGCAGAGATGTGCACATATAAAATTTCATCTACCCGAGCATATTTGGACATGTAGGTAGTTATCGTTCCAGAACTAGTAATTCTACCCCTCATGTCGCCTCAGGAGACACATGTCAGTGCACGTTGTAAggaagtgtttcccaacctgctcCTCAGGGAGCCCCAGGCGGCCCACATGTTtgctcccccccagctcccagcaAGAATGTGGAATGTCTGGGGCTCCCTGAGGGCCGGGAAACACTCTTGTAAGGCATCGGCTTGCTTTTGCCGTATGGAGCTCAGCCGTCATCAGACACATTGAGGATGGAAGGTGGTCTGCCTCGTCCTGTAGGTGGTCTGCCTCGTGCTGTAGGTGGTCTGCCTCGTGCTGTAGGTGGTCTGCCTCGTGCTGTAGGTGGTCTGCCTCGTGCTGTAGGTGCACACCTACAAGTTAATGCTACAGAGCAGGGATCCCCAATCTCCTACTCGGGAGGCCAAATAATATCAGTAACACAAAGCCAAGGTCGGATGCATCTGGGGGGAAAAATAGCGAGGGGGGAGTTCCTCACAGATTGTTcttgcacgaggcagggaacaactcagcatggggggccagcccatcacagggcacatttaaaaatatttaataagtAGTGAAAAATTAGTAACGAAactacatttttagttttgtcattttttgcCAATTGTACACAAATTAGACACAAATTATACAACATATCTAAAAACCCAAACAATTCAAATACTCAGTTTTGTGTTAATTTTACATAAATTTCAGGATTCATTGTATTCATGTTTGTGATTGTAAGTTAGTATTAGGTGCAGTTAATCACTTCCCAACCCTGGATGTGTGAGGCAGCGGTGCTGCCCTCCTTATTCTGTATTTCCAGTGTTTTTTATGAATGAACCGTATGTGTGTGAGCAGAAACAGCAGTACTAGAGTGTGATACCACGTAGGAGCTCAAAGATGACAACCTACAGCAGTACTAGAGTGTGATACCACGTAGGAGCTCAAAGATGACAACCTACAGCAGTACTAGAGTGTGATACCACGTAGGAGCCCAAAGATGACAACCTACAGCAGTACTAGAGTGTGATACCACGTAGGAGCTCAAAGATGACAACCTACAGCAGTACTAGAGTGTGATACCACGTAGGAGCTCAAAGATGACAACCTACAGCAGTACTAGAGTGTGATACCACGTAGGAGCTCAAAGATGACAACCTACAGCAGTACTAGAGTGTGATACCACGTAGGAGCTCAAAGATGACAACCTACAGCAGCCAAGGTTTGAGCTGCCAAAGCTATTGCCGGTTTTACTAAACCATGAATTCCTAAATGTAAGTTTTTATTTACACCACTGAGCTTAAAGCTGCGTGAGaaactcaggctgtgtttgaCTGACTTCCTGTATTTACCGGCGAGGACGGATCAGAGCTGTACTTCCTATATTTACTccatgtgccccccatccccccccaggaCTCCCTGGAAGAAGTGCTGCTTTTCTGGAGATGGCGAGTACATTGTGGCCGGCTCAGCCCGCCAGCACGCGCTCTACATTTGGGAGAAGAGCATTGGCAACCTGGTGAAGATCTTGCACGGCACCCGTGGGGAACTGCTGCTGGACGTGGCGGTAGGCTGGCCCTCCTTTTCCCCCCCTTCCTTCCTTCTCCATCCATGTAGACCGTCTCCTCTCTTCCTTTATCCATCTCGATTTctgcttgtgtgtctgtgtgtgtgtgtgcgtgcgcgcgcgCTAACCTGCACCTCGCGTCTTTGCAGTGGCACCCAGTGAGACCCATCATTGCTTCCATCTCCAGTGGGGTCGTGTCCATCTGGGCCCAAAACCAAGTGGTGAGTGAAAATGAATTGAAATGAAGTTTAATCCCATGAATGTGTGGAGCTGGGCAGTGACTCCTGTCTGGGTTCAGTTCACTTCTTACAGTCGGCTTCAGAATTCTTGGCACCTCAAACTGCactaaacatgctataaaacaTCATAAAAAAAGATCAAGAACATTATAGAAATTATGAAAACTCAGAATGCAGAGATGTAAAAGATATCATAGTAAATGACTGTTCCAGTGGAGACCACCAAACATTGACAACCCTGTTTCATGTGGGGGCTCAGGAAAACTGGAGTGCCTTCGCACCTGACTTCAAAGAGCTGGACGAGAACGTGGAATATGAGGAGAGAGAATCCGAGTTCGACATCGAGGACGAGGATAAGAGTGAGCCTGAGCAGACAGGTATGTGCTGCCACTGTCATTGTCTCTGTGGTGTCTGTGCTGTCGTTGGTGTCTGTGCTGTCACTTTTCTTTATTATCAGTAGCAGTGGTACCGTGGGATCGTATATCAATAATTTGAGGACTAATCAGatataatttcatttttttctaatCAGACTTTGTACTTATTATAATTAAACTAAAGGTTAGAGAGTACTTGTTTGGCCCAGATCTCCAGACCTCAGGTATGTGTGGAGGGTCATTCCAAGCTGTTCTGCTGGTCTGTTCTCCAGCCATGAATGTGGCTGGACTTTCACACCATAGGAACCTTTTTCTGGAAGCCAGGATTTTTGTTGTGTTCACATCTGATTGTAGCTCCTAGAGGCGGCTCTGAAACCCTTATTTAGTACCTACTCCAGACTGCTTTTCATTGGAACACAAGCTGCTGGAGAAGTGGTTGCAGTTAcagcttgctgattggttgcTGATTGGTTGCTGATTGGTTGAGCACAAGC
It includes:
- the rbbp5 gene encoding retinoblastoma-binding protein 5 isoform X2 — protein: MNLELLESFGQNYPEEADGTLDCISMALTCTFNRWGTLLAVGCNDGRIVIWDFLTRGIAKIISAHIHPVCSLCWSRDGHKLVSASTDNIVSLWDVLTGDCDQRFRFPSPILKVQYHPRDPNKVLVCPMKSAPVLLTLADSKHVVLPVDDDSDLNVVAAFDRRGEYIYTGNAKGKILVLKTDNQDLVASFRVTTGTSNTTAIKSIEFARKGSCFLINTADRIIRVYDGREILTCGRDGEPEPMQKLQDLVNRTPWKKCCFSGDGEYIVAGSARQHALYIWEKSIGNLVKILHGTRGELLLDVAWHPVRPIIASISSGVVSIWAQNQVENWSAFAPDFKELDENVEYEERESEFDIEDEDKSEPEQTGADAAEDEEVDVTSVDPIVAFCSSDEELEDFKALLYLPIAPEVEDPEENPFGPPPESNTEDGSAHSGSGDKKQRQPSAEGAPPKKKARTTTIELQGVPSDEVHPLLGVKGDSKSKKKAAGRPKGSKGSLVPPAYKQHEVQGLD
- the rbbp5 gene encoding retinoblastoma-binding protein 5 isoform X1; this encodes MNLELLESFGQNYPEEADGTLDCISMALTCTFNRWGTLLAVGCNDGRIVIWDFLTRGIAKIISAHIHPVCSLCWSRDGHKLVSASTDNIVSLWDVLTGDCDQRFRFPSPILKVQYHPRDPNKVLVCPMKSAPVLLTLADSKHVVLPVDDDSDLNVVAAFDRRGEYIYTGNAKGKILVLKTDNQDLVASFRVTTGTSNTTAIKSIEFARKGSCFLINTADRIIRVYDGREILTCGRDGEPEPMQKLQDLVNRTPWKKCCFSGDGEYIVAGSARQHALYIWEKSIGNLVKILHGTRGELLLDVAWHPVRPIIASISSGVVSIWAQNQVENWSAFAPDFKELDENVEYEERESEFDIEDEDKSEPEQTGADAAEDEEVDVTSVDPIVAFCSSDEELEDFKALLYLPIAPEVEDPEENPFGPPPESNTEDGSAHSGSGDKKQRQPSAEGAPPKKKARTTTIELQGVPSDEVHPLLGVKGDSKSKKKAAGRPKGSKGKERDSPFKSKPFKGERVFPLEGGAAKGKVQAEPGQPTAGSLVPPAYKQHEVQGLD